The Acidobacteriota bacterium nucleotide sequence CTTTCGGTGGAAGACCGAAGCCGCCGATGGGCAATGCTGCTCTCCGATCCTGCATTCAAGCAGGCGATCTTTGTGGCCCACCTGGCGGACGGAAGTCTCGTCGGATTTGCAACCGGTGAAAAGCAACGCGGGGATACCCCTGAATTCGAATCATAAATTAGCTCTATCTATCTGTTGGAGGAATTCCAGAGAGCCGGTATTGGGGGGAGACTTTTCCGCGCAGTCGCGGAAGAACTGATGAAGCGAGGCTATCGAAGTTTGAGCATCTGTGTGCTGGCGGCGAACTCATCCCGAAAGTTCTATGAGCGATTGGGTGGACGAGTAATACGCGAGAGCGTGGCCAAAATTGATGGCGCGGAATACCCGGACGCTTTTCACGGTTGGGATGATATCTCTCTGATCCTCACTGCTTGACTGAGGATTGGATCAGATTGTTGAAACTCCGCACTTGAGAGCGTACGCTGTGGATTACCGGTGACTTTTCAAGAGGATGATCTCAGGTTGTTGGACAACCAGATTGAGAGAAAGTTGAACATGATCCATCGCATAAGACTAACTGCATTCATTGCTCTTCTCATAATGACACTTTCAGCGTCGGCCCAGCAGCCTGGCTTTGTGCCGGTGAGCGACGCCGTGTTGCAGAAGCCTGCCGGGGGCGACTGGCTGATGTGGCGGCGTGATCAGACGGTCAGCGGCTACAGCCCGCTGGAGCAGATCAACAAGCAAAATGTAGGCAAGTTGCGGTTGGCGTGGGCGTGGGGGATGGAGGCCGGGCAGTCGGAGCAGGAGCCGATTGTCTATCGTGGCGT carries:
- a CDS encoding GNAT family N-acetyltransferase; this translates as MSSIYLLEEFQRAGIGGRLFRAVAEELMKRGYRSLSICVLAANSSRKFYERLGGRVIRESVAKIDGAEYPDAFHGWDDISLILTA